Genomic DNA from Verrucomicrobiota bacterium:
GTGCGGCGGCGTGGCGGCGGGAACGAAGAGCACTTTGTCCAGGCCCAGCTCGTCGCGCACCGTCTCGGCGATGATCAGGTGACCGATGTGGACCGGATCGAATGTGCCGCCAAGAATGCCGATTCTCATCGCCCGGATTCCGATCGGCCCAGTCCTGTGGTCGCGTCGGGCGCCACGTGCCCGGCCGGCGTGCGAGCGCGAGGGCGGGCCTTACGCGACTCTTGTCGCGCCTCGACGGCGCACCGCACCAGCGCGTCCGTTATCGCGTCCAACCCCGCCCTTGTATGGCACGAGATGGGGAAGATCAACTGCTTTCTGGCTGTCTTCCCGGTGCGGAACGCCTCGTAGTTCTCCTGACTCTCGTCGAGATCCATCTTGTTGCAGGCGACGAGATATGGCTTGGCCGCGAGCGCCGGATCGTGGGCGGCAAGCTCCTCGCGCAGCGCGCGGAAGTCCTCGATCGGGTCGCGCCCGTCAACGGCGGCGGTATCGAGCATGAAGAGCAGCACGTGAGTGCGCTCGATATGGCGGAGGAACTGGTGGCCGAGGCCGCGGCCCTCGTGCGCGCCTTCGACGAGGCCGGGGATATCGGCCACCTTGATGAGCATGTCGCCCGGGCTCGCCTTAAGCACACCGAGGTTGGGCGCAAGCGTCGTGAACGGATACGCGGCGATCCTGGGCCGGGCGTCGCACGTCGCCGCCAGGAAGCTCGACTTGCCCGCATTCGGGAACCCGACGAGGCCGATGTCGGCGATCACCTTGAGCTCGAGCGCCACCTCGCGTTCCTCGCCGGGGGCGCCCTTCTCCACCTGGCGCGGCGCGCGGTTAGTCGGCGACTTGAAGGCGGTGTTGCCACGGCCACCCTTCCCGCCCTTGGCGACAATGCAGCGCTCGCCGTGTTCGACGAGGTCGGCGAGGAGCTCACCCGTCGCCGCGTCACGAACAAGCGTGCCGCACGGCACGCTGGCGACCGCCGGCTTGCCGCGCGCGCCCGTCATCTGCTTGCCCTTGCCGTGCCGCCCGCGCGTGCCGGTC
This window encodes:
- the obgE gene encoding GTPase ObgE, producing MFVDEITIKVKAGDGGNGCMSFRREAFVPLGGPDGGNGGNGGDVVLVADENVDDLIAFKFKPHLTGTRGRHGKGKQMTGARGKPAVASVPCGTLVRDAATGELLADLVEHGERCIVAKGGKGGRGNTAFKSPTNRAPRQVEKGAPGEEREVALELKVIADIGLVGFPNAGKSSFLAATCDARPRIAAYPFTTLAPNLGVLKASPGDMLIKVADIPGLVEGAHEGRGLGHQFLRHIERTHVLLFMLDTAAVDGRDPIEDFRALREELAAHDPALAAKPYLVACNKMDLDESQENYEAFRTGKTARKQLIFPISCHTRAGLDAITDALVRCAVEARQESRKARPRARTPAGHVAPDATTGLGRSESGR